The following are encoded in a window of bacterium genomic DNA:
- a CDS encoding GTP-binding protein, with the protein MAKAKFERTKPHVNVGTIGHVDHGKTTLTAAITGVLASLGKTK; encoded by the coding sequence ATGGCGAAGGCGAAATTTGAGCGGACGAAGCCGCACGTCAACGTGGGGACGATCGGGCACGTGGACCACGGGAAGACGACGCTGACGGCGGCGATCACGGGGGTGCTGGCGAGCCTGGGGAAGACGAAGG
- the fusA gene encoding elongation factor G, translated as MATLLETKKDIMTAQTSLDKIRNIGIIAHIDAGKTTTTERILFYTGRTHRLGEVDEGSATMDWMIQERERGITITSAATTCQWRGHSINIIDTPGHVDFTAEVERSLRVLDGAVVILSAVEGVQPQSETVWRQADRYGVPRILFINKMDRTGADFYRTLGMIRDRLDAKAVPLQIPIGAEDGFEGAVDLLTMKAIVYTDDLGTRSDETEIPENLRALAEEHRGHLVEAAAELDDHLTEKYLEGKPLTEDEILGAIRRGTIAAKINPVLCGTAFRNKGVQPLLDAVVNFLPSPLDVPPVEGQNPKTEAKETRPVDPAAPFCALAFKIVTDPYVGKLTYFRVYSGTLSAGSYVYNARRDRRERVSRILQMHANHREDIESVSAGNVVAGVGLKDTTTGDTLCDEAKPIVLESIKFPEPVIAVAVEPKTRADEEKLSASLAKLAEEDPTFKVRFDPETAQTIISGMGELHLEIITDRLLREFKVEANVGRPQVAYRETIRRAVKAEGRYIRQTGGRGQYGHVWLEVEPLPRGTGIEFVDKITGGRIPREYIPAVEGGIREATESGVLGAYPVVDVRATLVDGSYHEVDSSEMAFKIAGSMAFKTAAQNAAPVLLEPVMKVEVTTPDQYMGDVIGDLSARRGRISAMEQRGGLRIVQAEVPLADMFGYATQLRSNTQGRATYTMEFSHYEEVPQSIAETLVKAGFSDKVAGR; from the coding sequence AACATCGGGATCATTGCCCACATCGACGCGGGCAAGACCACGACCACCGAGCGGATCCTCTTCTACACGGGGCGGACGCACCGGCTGGGCGAGGTCGACGAGGGCTCCGCGACGATGGACTGGATGATTCAGGAGCGTGAGCGCGGCATTACCATCACGTCCGCGGCGACGACCTGTCAGTGGCGCGGCCACAGCATCAACATCATTGACACGCCCGGCCACGTGGACTTCACCGCCGAGGTGGAGCGCTCGCTGCGCGTCCTCGACGGCGCGGTCGTGATCCTGAGCGCGGTGGAGGGCGTCCAGCCGCAGTCCGAGACGGTGTGGCGCCAGGCCGACCGGTACGGGGTCCCCCGGATCCTCTTCATCAATAAGATGGATCGCACCGGCGCCGACTTCTACCGGACGCTCGGCATGATTCGGGATCGCCTGGACGCGAAAGCGGTGCCCCTGCAGATCCCGATCGGCGCCGAGGACGGGTTCGAGGGCGCCGTGGATCTCCTCACGATGAAGGCGATCGTGTACACCGACGACCTCGGCACCCGCAGTGACGAGACCGAGATCCCCGAGAACCTCCGGGCGCTGGCCGAGGAGCACCGGGGCCATCTGGTCGAAGCGGCGGCCGAGCTCGACGACCACCTGACAGAGAAGTACCTCGAGGGCAAGCCGCTGACCGAGGACGAGATCCTCGGCGCGATCCGGCGCGGGACGATCGCGGCGAAGATCAACCCGGTCCTGTGCGGCACCGCCTTCCGGAACAAGGGCGTGCAGCCGCTGCTCGACGCGGTCGTGAACTTCCTGCCCTCGCCGCTCGACGTCCCGCCGGTGGAAGGCCAGAACCCCAAGACCGAAGCCAAGGAGACCCGCCCGGTCGATCCCGCGGCGCCGTTCTGCGCGCTGGCGTTCAAGATCGTGACCGATCCGTACGTCGGCAAGCTGACGTACTTCCGGGTCTATTCGGGGACGCTGAGCGCGGGATCGTACGTCTACAATGCACGGCGCGACCGGCGCGAGCGCGTGAGCCGGATCCTCCAGATGCACGCGAACCACCGCGAGGACATCGAGTCCGTCTCAGCCGGCAACGTCGTCGCGGGAGTCGGGCTCAAGGACACCACGACCGGCGACACGCTGTGCGACGAGGCGAAGCCGATTGTCCTCGAGTCGATCAAGTTCCCGGAGCCGGTGATCGCCGTCGCCGTGGAGCCGAAGACCCGCGCGGATGAGGAGAAGCTGAGCGCCTCGCTCGCCAAGCTCGCGGAAGAGGACCCGACCTTCAAGGTCCGGTTCGACCCGGAGACCGCCCAGACGATCATCTCCGGAATGGGCGAGCTGCACCTCGAGATCATCACCGACCGGCTGCTGCGGGAGTTCAAGGTGGAGGCCAATGTCGGCCGGCCGCAGGTGGCGTACCGCGAGACGATCCGCAGGGCCGTCAAAGCCGAAGGGCGCTACATCCGCCAGACCGGCGGCCGCGGTCAGTACGGCCACGTCTGGCTCGAAGTGGAGCCGCTGCCGCGGGGCACCGGGATCGAGTTCGTCGACAAGATCACCGGCGGCCGCATCCCGCGCGAGTACATCCCGGCCGTGGAGGGCGGGATACGCGAGGCGACGGAGAGCGGCGTCCTGGGGGCGTACCCGGTGGTGGACGTGCGCGCGACGCTCGTCGACGGGTCCTATCACGAGGTCGATTCGTCCGAGATGGCGTTCAAGATCGCCGGCTCGATGGCGTTCAAGACGGCGGCGCAGAACGCCGCGCCGGTCCTGCTCGAGCCGGTGATGAAGGTCGAGGTCACGACCCCCGACCAGTACATGGGCGACGTGATCGGCGACCTGAGCGCCCGGCGCGGCCGGATCTCGGCGATGGAGCAGCGCGGCGGCCTGCGCATTGTGCAGGCGGAAGTGCCGCTCGCGGACATGTTCGGGTACGCGACGCAGCTGCGGTCCAACACGCAGGGCCGCGCGACCTATACGATGGAGTTCTCGCACTACGAAGAAGTGCCGCAGTCGATCGCGGAGACGCTGGTCAAGGCCGGCTTTAGTGACAAGGTGGCCGGCCGCTAG